In the Staphylococcus chromogenes genome, GTATATTTTATATTCAGGAGCTATCTCTTTTGAAAACCAACGTCATTTTTTATGGTACTACAATAGCTATTTTAGGTCAGATCATAACATTTGAATTACTTATGTTTTCAACAAAAAGAGTCAGTTCAATTAGCATGGCAACATTAACTACTATAGAGTTACCTGTAGCTATGATAATTTCATGGGTTCTCTGGGGACCACTTCCAAATTTTATGAAAGTTTTAGGTCTTATCATTACATTAGTATCAATAATCTGGTTAGTATATGAAGAATATTCAATTAATAAAAAGGATGAATGATATTGCAAAAGACCAATCTAATTCCAATTTTTGATAGAAGCTTCAAAAATATCTTAATGTGTAAAAGAGTTACTCCGCCTTTTAAAAATATGTATAATTTCATAGGTGGAAAGGTTGAAGAAAGTGAAAGTATTGAGTCTAGTGTGTATCGGGAAATGCTAGAAGAGACATCCCTAACATGCGATGATGTGATATTGCATCCAATAATGGATATAACATATTATCAAGACAAACAGCAGATATATGTTTATTCTGGTGTACTAAACAAAAAATATGTTCCTTCTTTAAATTATGAACAACCACTTTATTGGATAGACCTTCAAAGCAACTTTAATGATCTTGATATTTTTGCAGGCAATGGTAATTTAAACCATATTATAAATCAATCTTCATCCATTTTAAAAAGGCGTGTGAGTGATGAATAGAAAAGTAAAATTGGTTATTTTCGATTTAGATAATACGCTATTTCCTTTTAATGATTTATGGATAAAAGCTAATAAAGATACTTTTAAAGAATATAGATTATTTAAAGATATAGATTATAGTGACTTTATGAAACTATACAAAAAATATGATTTATACTTTTGGAAAAAGCATGATGAAGGGATTATTACCTTAGATGAATTACGAGAGTTAAGATTAATTAAAACTTTAAAACATTTTGATTTAAATATTTCTCGCGAAGAAGCTAATAAGTATTTCGAATCCTTTTTTACTAAATTACTATCTAGTATAACTGTTAATAAAAAAATGAATGATTTACTTTTGTCCTTGAAAGAAAATGTAAACGTTGCCATCCTTACCAATGGTAAACTTAAAGAACAGAACAATAAAATTGATAACCTCGATATTAGATTAATATTTGAAAAGAATATTTTTATATCTCAAAATATAGGTTATGAAAAGCCAAACTCTAAAGCATTTTTAAATGTTACGTCTAATCTAAACGTTAATCCTGAAGAGTGCTTGTTTATAGGAGATTCTTTTAAAAATGACATCTTGGGAGCATTAAATGTTAATATGACAGCCATTTGGCTAACTAATTCAGACAAAGATACAGAATTATATATAAAGGATGATCTTTGCGCTTGCGAAGATAATATAGAAGTTCTACTAAAAAAGCTCCTTGACGATGAATATAAAGGTTTTACAATTAAAAACTAGTATAATATGAAAAAAGGGAGTGTACAGAATATGTCCATTTTCTGTACACTCTTGTTTTATGTCTAAATAAGTAAGTATTACATAGAATTATATGTTCAAAAACCCAACCAAAAATCTATGTTCATAAAAGACCTTGTAATTAAGTTATGGTACACTGAACGTGTATATAGGAGGTTTGTATTTTGAAAATAGGTTATGCAAGAGTTTCAACTGGATTACAAAACTTGAATTTACAGGAGGATCGATTAAATGCATATGGTTGTGAAAAAATATTTAACGACCATATTAGTGGTTCAAAAAGTAAAAGACCTGGTTTAGATAAAGCAATTGAATTTGCGAGATCAGGAGATACGATTGTTGTTTGGAGACTAGATAGACTAGGACGTAATATGGAGGACTTAATCACATTAGTTAATGAACTTAACGAACGAGGCGTGAGTTTTCATAGTTTAGAAGAAAATATAACGATGGATAAATCAAGTTCTACAGGACAATTATTATTTCATTTATTCGCAGCATTTGCAGAATTTGAACGCAACTTAATTTTAGAGCGTTCTTCTGCTGGTCGAATTGCAGCACGTGCTAGAGGACGTTATGGAGGTAGACCAGAAAAATTAAACCAAAAAGATTTAAACTTACTTAAGACACTTTATGATAATGGGACACCCATTAAAACAATGGCAGAGCAGTGGCAAGTTTCACGTACAACTATTTATCGTTACCTCAATAAATTAGAGAGAAAAGAGAATAAAAACAAGTAGAGCGACTAATCAATTTTACTAAAATGAATCTACTAAATAATTATATATATCATTAACGTATAAATACCTTGATTCAACGTTGCTCAATGTAAATGAGGACTTTTCACAGCGTCCTAAAACTCATAATGTATGATTGAATTGAAATTTTAATTACCGCCTAATAATAGAACTAAACCTATTAATATTTGAGCAGGAGCATGAAGGCTATATAAATCAAAAGTTGCACCTATATATATGTATACACCTAATATAATTGCTAAAGTTATTGAGCAAAAGAAGAATATTTTTCTCATTAATTCCCCCCCACCTTTCTATAAAATTTAAATAAGGTTATTGAAAAAGACAAATAAAATAGATTTAACAAGAAGGGATAGATAAAAATTAAGAAGAGGGGACAATTTCTAGAGTCCCCTCTTCTTAATATAAATTAAAGTACAACCTACACTTGTAAATATATAAAAGAAAATATATATATGCCTCTTGCTTAATTACCAAATAGTCGTACCCAAAAACTTTTTTTAGATCGATTTTCTTTAGTTTCTACATCTTTTGAAACATTATTTATATCTCCAGTCTCTTGTGACTCACTATTTTGTTGTTTATTCTCGTTTTTACTTTTAATTACATCATTAAAATGGGAAACTATTTTTTCTTCTTGATTATCTGGATCAATATTAATAGAATCCGTATTGTGTTTTGTTTCTTGAATTTCAGTATTCTTTCTTTTATTAGCAGAATAATTAAGTTGCCTTTCTTCTTCTAATTCGGACTCCAGTCTTTGTATTTTTCTATTACTTTCTAAAGCTAATATTTGCTGATTTTCCAACAGTTTATTTAATGTATTAACATTGCTATTTTGTTGATCTAATTGTTTAGTTAGATTATCAATATATTTTTCATCATTTTTAGCCCTATTTTCAAAAATTTCTATTTGTTTTTCTAATTCATTTATTTTCGTCTGTAATATCTTAGAACTATTTGAATGATTATATTTATGCTTTTCAACTTCTGAAGAGTTTTCGTTAAGTAGTTCTTTTTTTATTGAATCATTACTTTTCGTTTTACCTACTTTCTTGGTAATTTTTTCTACAATCTTCAAATAATCATTATCATTAATATAGTTAATTCCATTTTCTTTTTCAAAAGATATACTTAAGCTTTTTGCATTATTAACAATAGTTTGTTTAGTTACACCCAGTTCATCAGCAATCATTTTAATAGTTTTCATAACAACCATCCTTAGATACCTAATTTATCACCTAAATTTTACCACCTAATAGATTATAATTCATTTTTTAGTACCTAAAACCGACTAATTACCACCTATTTTACAAATTAAAGAAAAATATATTTTACTTTTAGTGCCTAGTTAGGTGCTAAAATAAGAACTTTCTTCATCTTAGATTATAAAGTTCTTCTAGCTATAATTAAATTCTTTATATACAACCTTAAAAGTGTTACTATTACTTTATAAAAATTAAAAGAGTTGATGCTACGCCAATAGCATCAACTCTCGGTAATAAAACGATTCGCACTCGTTTGTTTATATAATTTTTGATACTTGTATTATATATATCCACCCATGTAATTGCAAGCGCAAAACATATAACATGCGTAAAATTGTTTTATTACCTCTATCTAAATTACAGAAAGAGGTTTTTATTATGTCTACTAACTTTAATATCAAAGAAATTCAAAGAGAAAAATTTTATCAATTACCTAAAGTGTTTTTTACTAATCCGAAATACACAAAATTATCTAATGATGCAAAAATTGCATATGCTATTCTACGTGACCGTCTAGATTTATCTATAAAAAATAATTGGGTTGATGAAAATGGGGATATATTCTTTATTTTCACAAATGAGACTTTAAAAAAAATACTCAATATAAGTAGCCCAAATAAACTTTCTAAAATCAAAAAGGAATTGCAAAATGCTGAATTATTTAGCCAAATAAGAGTGGGACTTAATAAACCCAATAAATTATATCTAAAAAAACCAGTAGTAACTCAAGAAGATGTATACCTAATAAAAAATGTAGAAAACACCTTTGAACCAAGTAATAACAAGGATGTATTAAATTCATACATCCAGATGTATCAAAATGATACGTCTGGATGTATCAAATTCATACATCCAGACGTATCAAATTCATACGCAAATGATACTGATATAAATGATACTGATATAAATGATACTGATATAACTACTACTACTAAAAATTCACTAAACGGTAGTAGTAGTAATAAACATTTAATTACACTTTTGAAAAATGAACTATCCATTCCACCTACTAAAGCATTTATAGAAAAAATAGCTGATCTAAGTAAGGATATGACCCCAGACCTTTTGGAATACGCTATCAAGTATGCTTCTGAAAATGGAAACAACCCTAAACAATACTTAGCTAAAATATTAGAAGTATGGTCTAAAAACAATATATTTGATTTAGACCAAGCTCAAAATTTTAGTGTTAAATCTAACACTAATCCACTAAAAAGTAAGGAAAAAACACCTAGATGGATAACTCATCCTGAAGAATTTAAGTTAAAAGAGGAAAATGATCAAGAATTAGCAGCTGAAGCTCAAGCGTTCAAAGAGCACTTAATCAGAAAGAAAAGATATTTTAAATAAGGAAAGGTATTTAAAATTTTAAAAATAAAAAAGCTACTAGCAAAAAACTAGTAGCTTAAATCTTAGTTAAATTTTGATGTAGTATTAATTTTTGTTTCTGCGCCACAACGCCGATTACTTAAAACTAAGATAAAAAATCGACGAAGGTCGATTATGGTTTTTACACGCGTTCTTTTTAGAACGCATAAGTGCGCCCTTACGGGATTTAACTAGATTATAACGACGAAAATCAGACCTGTAAAGCGATAACTATTGTGATAAAGTTTGCTAAAAAGGAATGTTCATTTTGGTTATTTATATTTCATGTGCAATTTTAATGGTAATTGCTTTTGGTAGTCTTTTTAGGGAGTTAGGAAATCGTAATAAAAATAAAAGGCTAGATATACTTTCTAGCATATTGGTTTTGATTTCAGCAATTGCACTTTTGATTTATGGAATATTTATTAATTAGAACACGCATTTGTGCCGAGAAAATTTATTGATTGTTGAGAAGAACCCTTAACTAAACTTGAAGACGAATGTCGGTATAGCGTGAGCTATTAAGCCGACCATTCGACAAGTTTTGGGATTGTTAAGGGTTCCGAGGCTCAACATCAATAAAGTAATTGGAATAAAGCAATTTAATTAGTAAGATGACT is a window encoding:
- a CDS encoding NUDIX hydrolase; the protein is MILQKTNLIPIFDRSFKNILMCKRVTPPFKNMYNFIGGKVEESESIESSVYREMLEETSLTCDDVILHPIMDITYYQDKQQIYVYSGVLNKKYVPSLNYEQPLYWIDLQSNFNDLDIFAGNGNLNHIINQSSSILKRRVSDE
- a CDS encoding HAD family hydrolase, translating into MNRKVKLVIFDLDNTLFPFNDLWIKANKDTFKEYRLFKDIDYSDFMKLYKKYDLYFWKKHDEGIITLDELRELRLIKTLKHFDLNISREEANKYFESFFTKLLSSITVNKKMNDLLLSLKENVNVAILTNGKLKEQNNKIDNLDIRLIFEKNIFISQNIGYEKPNSKAFLNVTSNLNVNPEECLFIGDSFKNDILGALNVNMTAIWLTNSDKDTELYIKDDLCACEDNIEVLLKKLLDDEYKGFTIKN
- a CDS encoding recombinase family protein encodes the protein MKIGYARVSTGLQNLNLQEDRLNAYGCEKIFNDHISGSKSKRPGLDKAIEFARSGDTIVVWRLDRLGRNMEDLITLVNELNERGVSFHSLEENITMDKSSSTGQLLFHLFAAFAEFERNLILERSSAGRIAARARGRYGGRPEKLNQKDLNLLKTLYDNGTPIKTMAEQWQVSRTTIYRYLNKLERKENKNK
- a CDS encoding DUF536 domain-containing protein, with product MKTIKMIADELGVTKQTIVNNAKSLSISFEKENGINYINDNDYLKIVEKITKKVGKTKSNDSIKKELLNENSSEVEKHKYNHSNSSKILQTKINELEKQIEIFENRAKNDEKYIDNLTKQLDQQNSNVNTLNKLLENQQILALESNRKIQRLESELEEERQLNYSANKRKNTEIQETKHNTDSINIDPDNQEEKIVSHFNDVIKSKNENKQQNSESQETGDINNVSKDVETKENRSKKSFWVRLFGN
- a CDS encoding replication initiator protein A, translating into MSTNFNIKEIQREKFYQLPKVFFTNPKYTKLSNDAKIAYAILRDRLDLSIKNNWVDENGDIFFIFTNETLKKILNISSPNKLSKIKKELQNAELFSQIRVGLNKPNKLYLKKPVVTQEDVYLIKNVENTFEPSNNKDVLNSYIQMYQNDTSGCIKFIHPDVSNSYANDTDINDTDINDTDITTTTKNSLNGSSSNKHLITLLKNELSIPPTKAFIEKIADLSKDMTPDLLEYAIKYASENGNNPKQYLAKILEVWSKNNIFDLDQAQNFSVKSNTNPLKSKEKTPRWITHPEEFKLKEENDQELAAEAQAFKEHLIRKKRYFK